A single region of the Nitrosomonas sp. Is79A3 genome encodes:
- a CDS encoding response regulator transcription factor — protein MHVLLVDDHTLFREALIHVLHQLDSQVIVLEAANIEEARQLITHTRNLDLVLLDIDLPGIDGLTALPSLRDLAPTIPIVVLSGSEAPQHVKLALDNGAVGYIPKSCSSHEMLTALRLVLQGDVYIPPKLLSKLHESEQSLVATDDKNLPQSLLLTARQIEVLDLMAQGLPNKSIAKSLNMAEGTVKQHVAAILRVLGALNRTQAVAEATRRGWFPTP, from the coding sequence ATGCATGTTTTGCTTGTTGACGATCATACCCTGTTTAGAGAAGCACTTATTCATGTGCTTCACCAGCTGGACTCACAAGTCATCGTGCTTGAAGCGGCTAATATTGAAGAAGCAAGACAACTAATCACCCACACCCGTAACCTTGACTTAGTCTTGCTAGATATAGATTTGCCCGGTATTGACGGGTTGACTGCCTTACCCAGTTTGCGGGACTTAGCTCCTACAATTCCAATTGTAGTGCTATCAGGCTCGGAAGCTCCTCAACATGTTAAGCTGGCTTTAGATAATGGAGCAGTTGGTTATATTCCTAAATCATGCAGTAGTCATGAAATGTTGACCGCGCTACGCCTTGTATTACAGGGCGATGTCTATATTCCACCCAAGTTATTGAGTAAATTACACGAATCAGAGCAATCTTTGGTAGCTACCGACGATAAAAACCTACCTCAGAGTTTATTATTAACAGCTCGCCAAATTGAAGTTCTTGATCTTATGGCGCAAGGATTGCCGAATAAATCGATCGCTAAATCATTGAATATGGCAGAAGGAACTGTAAAGCAGCATGTAGCTGCTATCCTGAGAGTGTTGGGTGCACTTAACCGGACGCAGGCAGTGGCGGAAGCTACGCGCCGTGGTTGGTTTCCTACGCCTTGA
- the glgB gene encoding 1,4-alpha-glucan branching protein GlgB, whose product MTLHKTNSLQNALLKAQLHDPFAYLGLHKEHGQTLVRVFRPYDVNVWIKTAIGFEPMQRIHPHGVFEWRGESPPDMPYRLRIEEKGAKHTVYETYDPYAFPLQISDHDLYLFNEGKLRQAYRMLGAQRVRNADVDGMRFSVWAPNAGRVSVVGDFNRWDGRIHPMAVHHASGVWELFIPGLLPDSLYKYEIRNRDSGEIVLKTDPYANRYELRPNTAARTPATSAYDWCDAAWIAKRNNWDWLHAPLNILEIHAGSWKRHPDGRFYTYRELAQHLLPYVQEMGYTHIELMPVSEHPLDESWGYQTTGYFAVTSRYGSPDDFRFFVDACHQANIGVILDWVPAHFPQDTFALARFDGTALYEHEDPRLGFHQDWGTYIFNYGRNEVKSFLISSAHYWLSEFHLDGLRVDAVASMLYLDYSRKEGEWLPNKYGGRENLEAIDFLRELNIMVHEEFPGALTLAEESTAWPAVSRPTYLGGLGFSMKWNMGWMHDTLSYMQQDPVHRRYHHDKLTFSQLYAYTENFVLPFSHDEVVHGKGSLFNKMPGDAWQKFANVRLLFVFQTTWPGKKLNFMGNEFAQKQEWRVSHELDWPLLQQQQHAGIQAALRDLNQCYKNTPALHQLDFAAEGFSWIDCQDADQSVISYLRRAKDGTFVLVILNFTPVPRSAYRIGVPASGIYREIFNSDSTYYGGSNLGNLGNIASVPMPWMGFSDSIAITLPPLAGVVFSLQKLSDTEV is encoded by the coding sequence ATCACCTTGCATAAAACCAATTCATTGCAGAACGCATTGCTGAAGGCTCAGCTACACGATCCATTTGCGTATCTTGGGCTGCACAAAGAGCACGGACAAACTTTGGTGCGCGTATTCCGTCCCTATGACGTGAATGTGTGGATCAAGACAGCCATCGGTTTTGAGCCGATGCAACGTATTCATCCGCATGGGGTTTTCGAGTGGCGCGGGGAATCACCGCCTGATATGCCGTATCGGTTGCGGATCGAAGAAAAAGGGGCAAAGCATACCGTCTATGAAACGTATGATCCGTATGCTTTTCCACTGCAAATTTCCGATCATGATTTGTATCTGTTCAATGAAGGTAAGTTGCGGCAGGCTTACCGGATGCTCGGCGCGCAGCGGGTCAGGAATGCCGATGTGGACGGCATGCGCTTTTCGGTATGGGCACCGAACGCCGGGCGTGTCAGCGTAGTCGGTGATTTTAATCGCTGGGATGGGCGCATTCATCCGATGGCGGTACACCACGCCAGCGGTGTCTGGGAGCTGTTTATTCCGGGACTGTTGCCGGATTCACTCTACAAATATGAGATCCGCAATCGCGATAGCGGGGAAATTGTTCTCAAGACGGATCCTTATGCTAATCGCTATGAACTCCGTCCCAACACGGCGGCACGGACGCCTGCCACAAGTGCCTATGACTGGTGCGATGCAGCGTGGATAGCGAAGCGCAATAATTGGGATTGGCTGCATGCGCCATTAAATATTCTTGAGATTCACGCCGGATCGTGGAAGCGGCATCCGGATGGCCGTTTTTACACTTACCGGGAATTGGCGCAGCACCTGTTGCCTTATGTGCAGGAAATGGGCTATACCCATATCGAATTGATGCCCGTTTCAGAGCATCCGCTGGATGAATCGTGGGGCTACCAAACCACCGGCTATTTTGCGGTCACCAGCCGCTACGGTTCACCCGATGATTTCCGGTTTTTTGTCGATGCCTGCCACCAGGCAAATATCGGTGTAATCCTTGATTGGGTGCCCGCGCATTTCCCGCAAGATACTTTTGCGCTGGCACGCTTTGACGGCACGGCATTGTATGAACATGAAGACCCGCGCCTTGGATTTCACCAGGATTGGGGTACTTATATCTTTAATTATGGCCGCAACGAGGTCAAATCATTCCTGATATCCAGCGCGCATTACTGGCTATCCGAATTTCATCTGGACGGCTTGCGTGTCGACGCAGTGGCTTCCATGCTGTATCTGGATTACTCGCGCAAAGAAGGCGAATGGCTGCCGAATAAATATGGCGGCAGGGAGAATCTGGAAGCGATCGATTTTCTGCGCGAGCTGAATATTATGGTGCACGAGGAGTTTCCCGGCGCGTTGACCCTGGCGGAGGAATCCACCGCTTGGCCGGCCGTATCGCGCCCAACCTATCTCGGCGGGCTGGGGTTTTCGATGAAATGGAATATGGGCTGGATGCACGACACGCTGTCCTATATGCAACAAGACCCCGTCCACCGGCGCTATCACCACGATAAGCTGACGTTCAGCCAACTGTATGCGTATACGGAAAACTTTGTATTGCCGTTCTCACATGATGAAGTGGTGCATGGAAAAGGCTCTCTCTTCAACAAAATGCCCGGCGATGCCTGGCAAAAATTTGCCAATGTACGCCTGTTGTTTGTCTTCCAGACGACTTGGCCGGGCAAAAAGCTCAATTTCATGGGCAATGAATTTGCCCAGAAACAGGAATGGCGCGTGAGCCATGAGCTGGATTGGCCCTTGCTGCAACAACAACAGCACGCCGGAATTCAGGCTGCATTGCGTGATTTGAATCAATGTTATAAAAACACCCCCGCCTTGCATCAACTCGATTTTGCTGCCGAAGGTTTTAGCTGGATCGACTGCCAGGACGCCGATCAATCCGTCATCAGCTACCTGCGGCGTGCCAAAGACGGCACATTTGTATTGGTGATTCTCAATTTCACCCCGGTTCCGCGCAGCGCTTATCGTATCGGTGTTCCCGCCAGCGGTATTTACCGGGAAATCTTTAACAGCGATTCCACTTATTACGGTGGCAGCAACCTCGGCAATTTAGGCAATATTGCCAGCGTACCGATGCCCTGGATGGGATTTTCTGACTCGATTGCGATTACGTTGCCGCCGTTGGCGGGAGTTGTTTTTTCTTTACAAAAATTATCCGATACTGAAGTTTAA
- the glgC gene encoding glucose-1-phosphate adenylyltransferase, which yields MDNNERMHANESQAECTTSTRFHNSVTYNTLALILAGGRGSRLHQLTDWRAKPAVPFGGKFRIIDFPLSNCVNSGVRRIGVVTQYKSQSLIRHIQHGWSFLDGRFKEFVELLPAQQRTAEETWYQGTADAVFQNVDILQRHDAKYVLILGGDHIYKMDYSKLLDEHIEKAADMTVACLEVPVEEASSFGVMGVNDAWQVTSFAEKPDNPVPIPGQPEKALVSMGIYVFNAAFLYDQLVRDHNADHSSHDFGKDIIPYLVPRYRVFAHRFLNSCVNMASGIPYWRDVGTVDAYWEANLDLISVTPQLNLYDEDWPIWTHQEQLPPAKFVFDDEDRRGQALDSSVSGGCIISGATVRRSLLFSNVKVRSYSTVEDSVILPNVEIGRHARLRRVVVEKQCVIPEGLVAGYDVKADRKRFYVTEKGITLITPEMLGQQIHKVR from the coding sequence ATGGATAATAACGAACGGATGCATGCGAACGAATCCCAGGCGGAGTGCACAACCAGCACACGCTTCCATAACAGTGTTACGTACAATACGCTCGCATTGATACTAGCGGGCGGGCGCGGCAGCCGCCTGCATCAATTAACGGATTGGCGCGCCAAACCAGCAGTCCCTTTTGGCGGGAAATTCCGTATTATTGATTTCCCGCTTTCAAATTGTGTTAATTCGGGTGTCCGGCGTATCGGCGTCGTTACGCAATACAAATCACAGAGCCTGATCCGTCATATACAACATGGCTGGAGCTTTCTTGACGGCCGCTTCAAAGAATTTGTCGAACTGCTACCCGCTCAGCAACGAACCGCCGAAGAAACATGGTACCAGGGCACAGCCGATGCGGTATTCCAGAACGTCGATATTTTGCAGCGTCACGATGCGAAGTATGTATTGATTCTGGGCGGCGATCACATTTACAAAATGGATTACAGCAAGTTGCTGGACGAACATATCGAAAAGGCAGCGGATATGACGGTGGCTTGTCTTGAAGTTCCAGTAGAGGAAGCCAGTTCTTTTGGCGTGATGGGTGTCAATGATGCATGGCAAGTGACCAGTTTTGCTGAAAAACCAGACAATCCCGTACCGATACCGGGTCAGCCCGAAAAAGCGCTGGTGAGCATGGGGATTTATGTTTTTAATGCAGCATTTCTCTATGACCAATTAGTTCGTGACCATAACGCAGATCATTCGTCGCATGACTTTGGTAAAGATATCATCCCGTATTTGGTGCCTCGTTATCGCGTTTTTGCGCACCGGTTCCTGAACAGTTGCGTGAATATGGCTTCGGGAATACCTTATTGGCGCGATGTGGGCACGGTGGATGCTTATTGGGAAGCCAATTTAGACCTCATTTCCGTAACGCCGCAGCTCAATCTGTACGATGAAGATTGGCCGATCTGGACGCATCAGGAACAATTGCCTCCCGCCAAATTCGTTTTCGATGATGAAGATCGCCGTGGTCAGGCGCTGGATTCTTCCGTATCGGGAGGCTGTATCATCAGCGGAGCGACGGTTCGCCGTTCTTTACTGTTTTCCAACGTAAAAGTCCGCAGCTATAGCACTGTGGAGGATTCGGTCATACTACCCAATGTCGAAATTGGCCGGCATGCGCGTTTGCGGCGCGTGGTAGTCGAAAAACAGTGCGTCATCCCGGAAGGATTGGTAGCGGGATATGACGTAAAAGCGGATCGCAAACGATTTTATGTGACTGAAAAAGGCATCACATTGATTACACCGGAAATGCTGGGGCAGCAAATCCATAAAGTACGCTAA
- a CDS encoding glycoside hydrolase family 57 protein, with product MKQLNLVLLWHMHQPDYRDYVTKEFVLPWVYLHAIKDYTDMAYHLEMHPQTKAVINFVPVLLDQLEDFTEQFSTKQMRSPLLRLLAAPELEHITMQDRLYVFDSCFLSNHETMLKPYPAYKRLHELYTILNKRGERELTYFSGQYLADLLVWYHLAWMGESVRRNNEFVMKLMAKSEGFTHADRLQLFNLIGELIQKLIPRYRKLAESGQIELSTTPHYHPLAPLMIDFSSARDSQPDVTLPAHTIYPGGRGRVAFHLSSAIASHTQRFNEKPTGIWPAEGAVSTALLKILAEQNCQWSASGEGVLVNSLRAAYPDTPLPDRNSYLYHPYRIAGETEQITCFFRDDQLSDLIGFEYSRWFGRDAAENFIQSLEHIYHNTPAEENPVVSVILDGENAWESYPYNGFYFLDDLYSLLDNHPFIRTTTYRDYVASAENRDKIMTLPTLAAGSWVYGTFSTWIGDKEKNYAWDMLCAAKHSFDLVMQSGRLTDEEKVLASRQLASCESSDWFWWFGDYNPAHSVASFDQLFRKNLINLYLLLKLPAPATVLEPISKGDVQTEASGTMRRSS from the coding sequence ATGAAGCAATTAAACCTTGTCTTGTTGTGGCACATGCATCAACCGGATTACCGGGATTATGTAACCAAAGAATTCGTCCTGCCTTGGGTGTATCTGCATGCCATCAAGGATTATACCGATATGGCTTACCACCTGGAGATGCATCCACAAACCAAAGCGGTTATCAATTTTGTACCGGTACTGCTGGATCAATTGGAAGATTTCACTGAACAATTTTCCACAAAACAGATGCGCAGCCCTTTGCTGCGTCTATTAGCCGCCCCCGAACTCGAGCACATCACCATGCAGGATCGGCTATATGTGTTCGACAGTTGCTTTCTCAGCAATCACGAAACGATGCTCAAGCCTTATCCGGCTTACAAACGACTGCATGAGCTCTACACTATTCTGAACAAGCGCGGTGAACGGGAATTAACTTATTTTTCCGGGCAATATCTGGCCGATCTGCTGGTGTGGTATCACTTGGCATGGATGGGCGAAAGTGTGCGCCGGAATAACGAGTTCGTGATGAAACTGATGGCGAAAAGCGAAGGATTCACCCATGCGGATCGGTTGCAGTTGTTCAACCTGATCGGGGAGCTGATTCAGAAATTGATTCCGCGCTACCGCAAACTCGCTGAATCCGGTCAAATTGAATTATCCACCACACCGCATTATCATCCGCTCGCCCCGCTGATGATTGATTTTTCTTCCGCCCGGGACAGTCAACCCGATGTTACCTTACCGGCGCATACTATTTACCCCGGCGGGCGCGGCCGCGTCGCGTTTCATCTGTCCTCGGCAATCGCCAGTCACACGCAGCGTTTTAATGAAAAACCCACCGGTATCTGGCCTGCTGAAGGCGCCGTATCAACCGCATTATTGAAAATCCTGGCAGAACAAAATTGTCAGTGGAGCGCCAGTGGTGAAGGTGTTTTGGTGAATAGCCTGCGCGCCGCTTATCCGGATACCCCGTTGCCGGATCGCAATAGTTATTTATATCACCCCTACCGGATAGCCGGAGAGACAGAACAAATCACGTGTTTTTTTCGTGATGATCAATTATCCGATCTGATTGGTTTTGAATATTCCAGATGGTTTGGACGTGATGCGGCAGAAAATTTCATACAATCTCTGGAACATATCTACCATAACACACCCGCTGAGGAGAATCCGGTTGTCAGTGTCATCCTGGATGGAGAAAATGCCTGGGAATCTTATCCTTACAATGGATTTTATTTTCTTGATGATCTTTACAGTTTACTCGACAACCACCCGTTTATTCGCACCACAACTTATCGTGATTATGTCGCCAGCGCTGAAAACAGGGATAAGATTATGACATTACCGACGCTGGCTGCCGGAAGTTGGGTATATGGAACGTTTTCCACCTGGATTGGCGACAAGGAAAAGAATTATGCCTGGGATATGCTATGTGCAGCCAAACATAGTTTTGATCTGGTGATGCAAAGCGGCCGGCTGACCGATGAAGAAAAAGTCCTAGCCAGCCGGCAATTGGCATCATGCGAAAGCTCCGACTGGTTCTGGTGGTTTGGTGATTACAATCCAGCACATTCGGTAGCCAGTTTTGATCAGTTGTTCAGGAAAAATCTGATTAATCTTTATCTTTTGCTAAAACTGCCGGCACCCGCTACAGTACTTGAACCCATTAGCAAAGGTGATGTACAAACTGAAGCAAGCGGCACCATGCGGCGATCTTCATAA
- a CDS encoding alpha-amylase/4-alpha-glucanotransferase domain-containing protein: MSQPVSLLFGVHAHQPVGNFPSVLTDAHLRCYKPFLQVLYRYPDFRFAVHFSGWLLDYLMQHYPEDMELLHEMVLRKQVELFGAGDTEPVLAVIPNRDRIGQIETFSNKLAAKLGQRPQGAWLTERVWESTVVPALADCGIRYVIVDDYHFLCAGKAPEELNGYFTTEEDTRTLDLFPISEILRYKIPFSPVEETIAYLESLADNHSLNTSAAAIYFDDIEKFGIWPETYQWVYEKGWLEQFIQGVLASTKIRTRHYSEYHASEKTRGIIYLPTVSYIEMNEWTLPAQSANTYADLVQQAKASGWYEHKKAFLRGGIWKNFFSRYPESNWMHKRMLGLSARLNALPEKHRTDLMQQKLYESQANDAYWHGLFGGLYLPHLRRAVYGALVELEALLDACMPRPVSLTEDTDLDGVKEAYHQNGILQAVVKLDSFASICELDAYRLKHNFGDTLRCQIEHYYQKIQPGERQASDHAVTGIASAHDRISYKHEINAEDTEADDHPRSLFVDRLDGAFITYRSKASALENSHFQSENTAYPIHKHILLDNNQLQVAYRFTAKMAQVFSTEINLAMPSCDGMGGRYIYRGEIPGGFGQVLELSGLTEITLDDDTLGGSVVLRTSSPVTFSAQPHFSVSQSESGFEKIMQATTLLLEWPITALELVITLEINARKM, encoded by the coding sequence ATGTCACAACCTGTATCGCTACTTTTTGGTGTCCATGCGCATCAACCCGTTGGCAATTTCCCCAGCGTGCTGACTGACGCTCACTTGCGTTGTTACAAACCCTTTCTACAAGTACTTTATCGCTATCCGGATTTTCGTTTTGCAGTCCATTTCTCTGGTTGGTTGCTCGATTACCTGATGCAACATTATCCCGAAGATATGGAGCTACTTCATGAAATGGTTCTGCGGAAACAAGTCGAGTTGTTCGGCGCAGGCGATACTGAACCGGTTCTGGCGGTTATTCCGAATCGTGACCGGATCGGACAAATTGAAACCTTCTCCAACAAACTGGCGGCAAAGTTAGGGCAACGCCCGCAAGGCGCCTGGCTGACAGAACGCGTGTGGGAATCAACCGTAGTCCCGGCGCTCGCGGACTGCGGAATCCGTTATGTGATTGTCGATGACTACCATTTTCTCTGTGCTGGCAAGGCGCCTGAAGAATTAAACGGTTATTTCACCACCGAGGAAGATACGCGGACACTTGATTTGTTCCCGATTTCTGAGATTTTACGCTATAAAATCCCCTTTTCACCCGTTGAGGAAACGATCGCTTATCTGGAATCATTGGCAGATAACCATTCGTTAAATACCAGCGCCGCGGCGATTTATTTTGATGACATTGAGAAATTTGGCATCTGGCCGGAAACCTACCAGTGGGTCTATGAAAAAGGCTGGCTTGAGCAATTTATCCAAGGCGTGCTCGCATCAACAAAAATTCGCACCCGGCACTACAGCGAATACCATGCCAGTGAAAAAACGCGAGGTATTATCTATCTGCCCACAGTATCCTATATTGAAATGAATGAATGGACGCTGCCTGCCCAATCTGCCAACACCTACGCAGATCTGGTACAGCAGGCCAAAGCAAGTGGCTGGTATGAACACAAAAAAGCATTTCTACGCGGCGGTATCTGGAAAAATTTCTTTTCACGTTACCCTGAATCGAATTGGATGCATAAGCGTATGTTAGGGCTTTCTGCGCGATTAAACGCACTGCCGGAAAAACATCGTACGGATCTGATGCAGCAGAAACTCTACGAATCTCAAGCCAATGATGCCTATTGGCATGGTTTGTTCGGTGGTTTGTATCTTCCGCATCTGCGGCGCGCCGTGTACGGCGCGCTCGTTGAACTGGAAGCATTACTGGATGCCTGCATGCCACGTCCAGTGTCTTTAACCGAAGACACCGATCTGGATGGCGTGAAAGAAGCTTATCACCAGAATGGCATACTGCAGGCAGTTGTGAAACTGGATAGTTTCGCCAGTATTTGTGAGCTGGATGCTTACCGGCTGAAACATAACTTTGGCGATACACTGCGCTGCCAGATCGAGCACTATTACCAGAAAATTCAACCGGGTGAGCGTCAAGCATCCGACCACGCCGTCACAGGCATTGCTTCGGCGCACGACAGAATCAGCTATAAACACGAAATCAATGCAGAAGATACCGAAGCGGACGACCACCCCCGAAGTTTGTTCGTAGATCGTCTCGATGGCGCGTTCATCACCTATCGATCCAAAGCTTCAGCACTTGAGAATAGCCATTTTCAATCCGAGAATACCGCGTATCCGATTCACAAGCACATCCTGCTTGACAATAATCAGCTACAAGTCGCCTATCGTTTCACCGCCAAAATGGCGCAGGTGTTCAGTACCGAAATTAATCTCGCGATGCCAAGCTGCGACGGAATGGGCGGGCGTTACATTTACCGGGGAGAAATTCCCGGCGGTTTCGGTCAAGTGCTCGAGCTGTCTGGTTTGACTGAAATAACACTGGACGATGATACGTTAGGCGGCAGTGTCGTACTCAGAACTTCTTCTCCTGTCACGTTTTCTGCACAACCGCATTTTTCGGTATCACAATCCGAGAGCGGATTTGAGAAAATCATGCAGGCAACCACTCTCTTATTGGAATGGCCGATCACAGCGCTAGAATTGGTTATCACGCTGGAGATCAATGCAAGGAAAATGTAA
- the pgi gene encoding glucose-6-phosphate isomerase, with the protein MSSLTQSPAWLALQAHQPVMLQQHLRALFQNDPQRFEKFSLSFNDILIDFAKQPITRETVDLLLALAHQQQLPSWITRMFSGEKINSTEHRAALHIALRGEQPIEVDGVAIMPEIKRVLKQMECFSGAIHSGTRRGYTGKIFTDIVNIGIGGSDLGPVMVTEALKPYQLNGITPHFVSNIDGAQLSETLRHLDPATTLFVIASKTFTTQETLTNANSARKWFLTHGGSEKDIALHFVAVSTNRSAVEKFGINPDNMFEFWDWVGGRYSLWSAIGLPIALAVGMDNFYSLLAGAREMDQHFATAPLAENLPVMLGLMGIWQINFFGTSAHAVLPYDQSMHRFPAYLQQLEMESNGKRITRDGETVDYATGSIVWGEPGTNGQHAFYQLLHQGTQTVPADFLAPCQSHYPLAQHHRILLANFFAQTEALMAGKNEQEVRAELASQGLSGESLEQLLPHKVFPGNRPTTSILFKKLDPKTLGALIALYEHKIFVQSVIWNINPFDQWGVELGKQLAGKILTELEQEAPVASHDASTNGLINYFKANQ; encoded by the coding sequence ATGTCATCTCTTACTCAATCACCTGCTTGGCTTGCCTTGCAAGCACATCAACCTGTCATGTTGCAGCAACACTTGCGTGCGTTATTTCAAAATGATCCGCAGCGCTTTGAAAAATTCTCGCTCAGTTTCAATGATATTCTGATCGATTTCGCGAAACAGCCAATCACTCGTGAAACGGTGGACTTACTGCTGGCGCTGGCACATCAGCAACAACTGCCAAGCTGGATTACGCGCATGTTCTCGGGAGAGAAGATCAATTCAACGGAACACCGTGCCGCACTGCATATTGCGCTACGTGGCGAACAACCCATTGAAGTGGATGGCGTAGCGATCATGCCTGAGATTAAGCGGGTATTGAAACAGATGGAGTGCTTTTCAGGCGCCATACACAGTGGCACACGCAGAGGCTATACCGGAAAAATTTTTACCGATATCGTTAATATTGGCATCGGTGGTTCGGATCTTGGCCCGGTGATGGTGACCGAAGCGCTCAAACCCTATCAATTAAACGGTATCACACCACACTTTGTCTCAAACATTGATGGCGCGCAGCTATCCGAAACGTTGCGGCATCTTGATCCAGCCACAACATTATTTGTGATTGCCTCGAAAACATTCACCACACAAGAAACGCTCACCAATGCAAATTCTGCGCGAAAATGGTTTCTGACTCATGGCGGCAGTGAAAAAGATATCGCTCTTCACTTTGTCGCAGTTTCCACCAATCGTTCCGCCGTGGAGAAATTCGGTATTAATCCGGACAACATGTTTGAGTTCTGGGATTGGGTGGGTGGACGCTATTCATTATGGTCAGCGATTGGCTTACCGATTGCTTTGGCTGTCGGCATGGACAATTTTTATTCGTTGCTTGCGGGCGCACGTGAAATGGATCAGCATTTTGCCACAGCCCCGTTAGCAGAAAATCTCCCAGTCATGCTGGGTTTGATGGGTATCTGGCAAATTAATTTTTTTGGTACGTCAGCGCATGCAGTGCTGCCGTACGATCAGTCCATGCACCGTTTCCCCGCCTATTTACAACAACTGGAAATGGAGAGTAATGGCAAGCGCATTACCCGTGACGGAGAAACCGTCGATTATGCGACCGGATCAATCGTTTGGGGCGAACCGGGAACCAACGGCCAACATGCTTTCTACCAGCTATTGCATCAAGGGACACAAACTGTTCCGGCTGATTTCCTGGCTCCTTGCCAAAGCCATTATCCGCTGGCGCAACATCACCGCATATTATTGGCCAATTTCTTTGCCCAGACTGAGGCATTGATGGCTGGTAAGAATGAACAGGAAGTGCGTGCTGAATTGGCATCACAAGGGTTAAGCGGTGAATCCCTGGAACAGCTATTGCCGCATAAAGTTTTCCCCGGAAATCGTCCGACCACTTCCATTTTGTTCAAAAAACTCGACCCTAAAACATTGGGCGCGCTCATTGCACTGTACGAGCATAAAATTTTTGTGCAAAGCGTGATCTGGAACATCAATCCATTTGACCAATGGGGCGTGGAACTGGGCAAACAACTGGCCGGAAAAATCCTGACCGAATTGGAGCAAGAAGCCCCAGTGGCTTCGCATGATGCTTCCACTAACGGCTTGATCAATTATTTCAAAGCAAATCAGTAA